One genomic region from Candidatus Neomarinimicrobiota bacterium encodes:
- a CDS encoding TRAP transporter large permease subunit: MSFSITIFIIILFFLSVPLFITIGLSAILQFFKSGIDPTVVIVELNRIASAPTLLAIPLFTFTGYILAQSKAPKRLFNLADSLIGWIPGGLSIVSLIVCAVFTCITGASGITIIAIGGLLYPILKNKNYPENFSLGLITSSGSLGLLFPPSLPLIIYGIIARVSIDQLFVAGIIPGIILMILLSIYSLHFGLKGKKTKTPFSLKNLAFSLKEAAWELPIPIIIIGGIYGGFLTIVEASATSAFYTLIVEFFVKKDLNIKDDLLSVCRDTVQLVGGIFVILGSSMGLTSFMIDAQIPQNLLNIIRSFITSKFTFLILLNIFLLIVGALLDIFSAIIIVVPLIVPIALSYGINPIHLGIIFLTNLEIGYITPPVGLNLFISSFRFKKSIMYLYKVSIPFLIVMLIGLILITYIPDLSLILVKLFYKI; the protein is encoded by the coding sequence ATGTCTTTTAGTATAACAATTTTCATAATTATTCTATTTTTCCTGTCTGTTCCCCTATTTATAACAATAGGATTATCAGCAATTCTACAATTTTTTAAATCAGGTATTGACCCAACTGTAGTAATTGTCGAACTAAATAGAATCGCTTCTGCGCCGACGCTTCTTGCTATACCACTTTTTACCTTTACTGGCTATATCCTTGCCCAAAGCAAAGCGCCAAAACGTTTATTCAACCTTGCTGATTCTCTTATTGGTTGGATACCAGGTGGATTATCAATTGTATCCCTAATTGTATGTGCTGTATTTACATGCATCACAGGAGCATCAGGCATCACAATTATTGCAATAGGTGGTCTTCTCTACCCAATTTTAAAAAATAAAAATTATCCTGAGAATTTTTCCTTAGGTTTAATAACCTCTTCCGGCAGTTTAGGGCTTCTTTTTCCTCCAAGTCTACCTTTGATTATTTATGGAATAATTGCAAGAGTATCTATCGACCAATTGTTTGTAGCTGGAATTATCCCAGGTATAATTTTAATGATACTTCTATCCATATATTCTCTGCATTTTGGATTAAAAGGCAAAAAGACAAAAACACCTTTTTCTTTAAAAAACCTTGCCTTTTCACTAAAAGAAGCTGCTTGGGAGTTGCCAATACCCATTATAATTATCGGAGGTATATATGGAGGTTTTTTAACCATAGTAGAAGCCAGTGCAACCTCTGCCTTTTATACGCTCATAGTGGAATTTTTCGTAAAAAAAGACCTAAATATTAAAGATGACCTTCTATCAGTTTGTAGAGATACGGTACAACTGGTTGGGGGTATCTTCGTCATATTGGGAAGCTCTATGGGATTGACTTCATTTATGATAGACGCACAAATACCACAAAACCTTTTAAATATCATACGAAGCTTCATTACATCTAAATTTACATTTCTAATTCTATTAAATATATTCCTTCTGATTGTAGGTGCTTTGTTAGACATTTTCTCTGCAATTATTATCGTAGTACCCTTAATAGTACCAATAGCATTAAGCTACGGGATAAATCCCATACACCTTGGAATTATATTTCTAACTAATTTGGAAATAGGTTATATAACGCCACCTGTTGGGTTAAATCTCTTTATTTCAAGTTTCCGCTTCAAAAAATCAATTATGTATCTCTATAAAGTCAGCATACCATTTTTGATTGTAATGTTAATTGGACTGATTTTGATTACCTATATCCCCGATTTAAGTCTAATTTTAGTCAAACTATTTTATAAAATTTAA
- a CDS encoding DUF3108 domain-containing protein, whose protein sequence is MKKCLLQDVVICFFIIITCSKSYPSIIDPSIAPEITPAQEAWLINNLALAESLFVAQLDTATSNIYILYYNLAFLNFLEKEYSISYNYIKKALNKNRRYGPALYLVGMILYNSGDTADAIIFFKSSADYYKFSELPLYELGKIYFQKGNIKKATYYFEKAKRKNKKYTKIYPPLSKCYLISKDTLKAIKILKEGMSHSYDAEIILQLADIYNDIGDIKKAIKYYGLFAYLYPHHPDANRVIEWLESKNIHNPYTDIFTPPPIRTKKDRFFPIGEEKLYSVYYGPIRSGELYTKIADTLNFNGTDVYKVYFSIDSNPMLEFIATVHSDYITYLDRDTKFAVRHYLHTRENKIINNKIYDFDRKNGKFICRIVQEDGHIQYLEKYLPKYTTDGTSILFYARQVVKERRSERVMTIIDENFVISDINYTNKLEPVELNGKVEMGLLITGKNHYKGILGFTGNFRGWFKNDITYLPLQADFEIWVGRILIKLASIEDLRLRRYAR, encoded by the coding sequence ATGAAGAAATGTTTATTACAAGATGTAGTCATATGCTTTTTTATAATCATTACTTGTAGTAAATCATACCCATCAATAATAGATCCGTCCATAGCACCCGAAATCACTCCTGCTCAAGAAGCGTGGTTAATAAACAATCTCGCTCTTGCAGAATCTCTATTTGTCGCTCAACTTGACACCGCTACTTCAAATATCTATATATTGTACTACAATCTCGCCTTTTTAAACTTTCTAGAAAAAGAATACTCTATATCCTATAACTATATAAAAAAAGCACTCAATAAAAATAGAAGATATGGACCTGCTTTATATCTTGTAGGTATGATACTTTATAACAGTGGGGATACTGCAGATGCTATAATATTTTTTAAATCCTCGGCTGATTATTATAAATTTTCAGAACTTCCCCTTTATGAGCTTGGGAAAATATATTTTCAAAAGGGTAATATAAAAAAAGCAACTTATTATTTTGAAAAAGCTAAGAGAAAAAATAAAAAATACACAAAAATTTATCCACCACTTTCGAAGTGTTATTTAATTTCAAAAGATACATTAAAAGCAATAAAAATTTTAAAAGAAGGAATGTCTCACAGCTACGATGCTGAGATAATTTTACAACTCGCTGATATATACAACGATATTGGTGACATTAAAAAGGCAATAAAATACTATGGACTCTTTGCATACTTGTACCCTCATCACCCAGATGCAAACAGAGTTATTGAATGGCTCGAAAGCAAAAACATACATAATCCGTACACCGACATTTTCACTCCACCACCCATAAGAACAAAAAAAGATAGATTTTTCCCTATTGGTGAGGAGAAGCTATATAGCGTATATTATGGTCCAATTAGGTCGGGTGAGCTTTATACAAAAATTGCTGATACACTAAATTTTAATGGCACTGATGTTTATAAAGTATATTTTAGTATAGATTCAAACCCAATGCTTGAATTTATTGCGACTGTACATAGCGACTATATAACTTACTTAGATAGGGACACTAAATTTGCGGTAAGACATTATCTACATACAAGAGAAAACAAAATAATTAATAATAAAATATATGATTTCGACAGAAAAAATGGGAAGTTCATATGCAGAATTGTTCAGGAAGATGGACACATTCAATATCTTGAGAAATATCTTCCTAAATATACAACTGATGGTACATCAATCCTTTTTTATGCACGACAGGTAGTAAAAGAAAGAAGAAGTGAAAGGGTGATGACAATAATTGATGAAAATTTTGTTATATCAGACATAAACTATACGAACAAACTCGAGCCTGTTGAATTAAATGGAAAGGTAGAAATGGGATTACTAATTACGGGGAAAAATCATTATAAAGGTATTCTGGGATTTACTGGGAATTTTAGAGGTTGGTTTAAAAATGATATTACCTATTTACCATTACAGGCTGATTTTGAAATATGGGTCGGCAGGATTTTAATAAAACTTGCATCAATTGAAGATTTAAGATTGAGAAGATACGCAAGATGA
- a CDS encoding aldo/keto reductase — protein MKYRKLGRTGWEVSEISFGCWAIGGDVWGKVEENEAMEALRKAVELGVNFFDTADVYGDGKSERLVGRLKKEFPHIKVATKAGRRLYPHIAEGYNRENLERFIDRSLKNLGVEVIDLLQLHCPPFEVYYTPEVFDILDEFVKKGKILYYGVSVEKVEGAIKAIEYPNVQTVQIIFNMFRHRPSELFFELAKGKKVGILARVPLASGLLTGKFTKDTKFDPRDHRSFNRDGKAFDRGETFSGVDYDIGLRAMKELKKICPQGFTMTQFALKWILMYDAVTCAIPGAKRAEQIGENVRASDLPYLTSDVMQKVKEIYEKYIKEQVHQRW, from the coding sequence ATGAAGTACAGAAAGTTGGGAAGAACTGGTTGGGAAGTATCTGAGATAAGTTTTGGATGCTGGGCTATAGGAGGTGATGTATGGGGTAAGGTAGAAGAAAATGAGGCTATGGAGGCTCTTCGTAAAGCGGTTGAACTCGGTGTTAATTTTTTTGACACAGCTGATGTATATGGTGATGGCAAGAGCGAAAGGTTGGTAGGTAGGTTAAAAAAGGAATTCCCGCATATAAAAGTTGCAACAAAAGCTGGAAGAAGACTTTATCCCCATATTGCTGAAGGATATAATAGGGAAAACCTTGAAAGATTCATAGATAGGAGTCTTAAGAATCTTGGAGTTGAAGTTATAGATTTGCTTCAATTACATTGTCCACCATTTGAAGTGTATTATACACCCGAAGTTTTTGACATTCTTGACGAATTTGTTAAGAAGGGCAAGATCCTGTATTATGGAGTGAGTGTTGAAAAAGTAGAAGGAGCGATCAAAGCTATTGAATATCCCAATGTGCAGACAGTCCAGATCATTTTCAATATGTTCAGGCATAGACCATCAGAATTATTCTTTGAACTTGCTAAAGGGAAAAAAGTGGGAATTTTAGCACGAGTTCCCCTTGCTTCAGGACTTCTGACAGGTAAATTCACAAAGGATACAAAATTCGATCCTCGGGATCATAGATCGTTTAATAGAGATGGTAAGGCTTTCGATAGAGGAGAAACTTTCTCAGGTGTTGATTATGATATAGGATTGCGTGCAATGAAGGAGTTAAAGAAAATTTGCCCACAAGGATTTACAATGACACAGTTTGCGCTGAAATGGATACTAATGTATGATGCTGTTACCTGTGCAATTCCGGGAGCTAAAAGAGCTGAGCAGATAGGAGAAAATGTTAGAGCTTCAGATCTACCTTACCTCACCAGTGATGTTATGCAAAAGGTCAAAGAAATTTATGAAAAATATATAAAAGAGCAGGTACATCAGAGATGGTAA
- the dctP gene encoding TRAP transporter substrate-binding protein DctP, translating to MNKKFILLILVLLLSHILFSNDKVYIIKMATVAPENSVWMKEMRKFEKEIGQLTNGRLKFIIYPNGIMGSEKDMLRKMRLGQIHSATFTGVGLGEIVPEIRILEVPFFFKSKEEIDYIYNVIFEELAPKFIEKGFFLSGLAEVGYVYLFTNYPIRKIGDFKKVKMWLWRGDPLAKAAFDELGIPAVPLEITDVYTSLQTGLIDGVYISPYGALALQWFTKTKYMLNYPLTNSLGAVLITQKKLNELPEDLREILINKTKEYLKQMIIESRKDNKESIEILNQNGIKIVNIEDPETIAELDEIGARIRRKLIGKLYSQELLDKVEKLLNEFRNEHSEKN from the coding sequence ATGAATAAAAAATTTATTTTATTGATTCTAGTATTACTACTATCTCATATACTTTTCTCAAATGATAAAGTATATATAATAAAAATGGCAACAGTTGCACCAGAAAATTCAGTCTGGATGAAGGAAATGAGAAAATTCGAAAAAGAGATAGGTCAACTTACCAATGGCAGATTAAAATTCATTATCTATCCAAATGGTATTATGGGTAGCGAAAAGGATATGCTGAGAAAAATGAGACTTGGACAGATACATTCAGCGACTTTTACAGGTGTTGGTCTAGGAGAAATAGTACCGGAAATCAGAATACTTGAAGTCCCTTTCTTTTTTAAATCAAAGGAAGAAATAGATTACATATACAATGTTATTTTTGAGGAGCTCGCACCAAAATTCATAGAGAAAGGTTTCTTTTTATCTGGTCTTGCCGAAGTAGGATATGTCTACCTTTTTACAAACTACCCTATTAGAAAAATCGGAGATTTCAAAAAGGTCAAAATGTGGCTCTGGAGAGGTGATCCCCTGGCAAAAGCAGCATTTGATGAGCTTGGAATACCGGCAGTTCCTCTCGAAATAACTGACGTTTACACAAGTCTCCAAACCGGACTTATAGATGGAGTATATATATCACCTTATGGAGCACTGGCACTACAGTGGTTTACAAAGACCAAATATATGCTCAACTATCCTCTTACAAATTCCCTTGGCGCTGTCCTGATAACACAAAAAAAATTAAATGAACTACCGGAAGACCTTAGAGAGATATTAATCAATAAAACAAAAGAATATCTCAAGCAAATGATCATAGAATCCAGAAAGGATAATAAAGAGTCCATCGAAATATTAAATCAAAATGGTATTAAAATTGTCAATATTGAGGACCCTGAGACAATTGCTGAACTTGATGAAATAGGTGCAAGAATTAGAAGAAAACTTATCGGTAAATTATACTCACAGGAACTTCTGGATAAAGTGGAAAAACTTTTAAACGAATTCCGCAATGAACATTCTGAGAAGAACTAA
- a CDS encoding TonB-dependent receptor — MRRLYLILVIVILTQVMIGQPIRHPQGILGQFSKVGGKITGIVQDSVSGKYIEYANVMLFTLPDSTMLTGTITDKHGRFVIDGVRPGRYFLKVDFIGFKMKDINHIEIKPSNMEVDMGVINLIPSVIQMGEVEVVGERPLMNYSIDRKVINVDRHITSSAGTAIEILEKVPSVNVDIEGNVTLRGSGNFTVLIDNKPTILESNEALQQIPAAAIERIEIITNPSAKYDPDGVAGIINVILKKDVSQKFGGLINSSVGSNGQYGANVTLSSGNKKVRYSLGLDYNRRNFPGNRNMVNVTTVNGITSMISTIGSSKRIWNPYGIRGEIVLDITSKSILNIGGRFGLRSMENFSKSVITRTYSNTNIDIKNKNVEKWKRSGSFRSFYADFTHSFNNKGNYLKAQINYGSRGGDEKSVTEMYDDFGNIIYGQKNIEEGPGSRMRYRLEYVLPFDSVRKFEAGIVARISKSEDGTEYYDYDTLGSEYVFHPEFSHTIDYSRNIQSMYALYSSQIGDFGYQIGIRGEYTYRYITYVDSSYNFKIDRWDFFPTFHFSYKISNIQQLMMSYSRRIRRPRGWELEPFLTWMDAYNVRKGNPELKPEYTDSYEAGYQTFVGNNLVSIEGYYRKTYNREERVQSVYKENIILHTVTNVGRDQALGLEFMVNFNPFRWWSFDLMLNTYDYRIEGKLNDKDFSRHSFNWNTRFINEFKISRRLQAQLMLMYNSRSVSAQGERSDFYIMDLGIRYDVIPKKLTAILQVRDLFDTGKFEFKNYGEGFSTHGHFERKAPIFNLTLRYNFNNYRDERRQRQSGEQDLEDFESPSEIQGY; from the coding sequence ATGAGGAGGTTGTATTTAATTCTAGTTATTGTTATTTTGACACAGGTAATGATTGGTCAACCTATCAGACATCCTCAAGGTATTTTGGGACAGTTTAGTAAAGTTGGAGGTAAAATAACAGGTATTGTCCAGGATTCTGTATCAGGAAAATATATCGAATATGCTAATGTGATGCTTTTTACCTTACCTGACAGTACTATGCTAACAGGTACCATAACTGATAAACATGGGCGATTTGTTATTGATGGAGTTAGACCAGGTAGATATTTTTTAAAAGTTGACTTTATTGGATTTAAGATGAAAGATATCAATCATATTGAGATAAAACCCAGTAATATGGAAGTTGATATGGGTGTAATTAATCTTATTCCAAGTGTTATTCAGATGGGTGAAGTAGAAGTTGTTGGTGAACGTCCATTAATGAATTACAGTATAGATAGAAAGGTGATAAACGTTGATAGACATATAACATCTTCTGCTGGTACTGCTATTGAGATACTTGAGAAAGTCCCTTCTGTAAATGTTGATATAGAGGGAAATGTAACTTTAAGAGGAAGTGGCAATTTTACAGTTCTGATAGATAATAAACCTACTATCCTTGAGTCAAATGAAGCATTACAGCAAATTCCAGCTGCTGCAATAGAAAGGATTGAAATTATTACAAATCCTTCTGCGAAATATGATCCTGATGGAGTTGCTGGGATAATTAATGTTATACTTAAAAAAGATGTGAGTCAGAAGTTTGGTGGGCTTATCAATTCTTCCGTAGGTTCAAATGGACAATATGGTGCAAATGTTACTTTATCCTCAGGGAATAAAAAGGTAAGATATAGCCTTGGATTGGATTATAACCGTAGAAATTTTCCTGGAAATAGAAATATGGTTAATGTAACCACTGTGAATGGTATAACCTCGATGATAAGTACTATAGGTTCATCTAAAAGAATCTGGAATCCCTATGGGATAAGAGGTGAAATTGTTCTGGATATAACGAGTAAAAGCATATTAAATATTGGTGGCAGATTCGGACTAAGAAGTATGGAAAACTTTTCAAAATCGGTGATTACACGTACATATTCCAATACCAATATAGATATCAAAAATAAAAATGTAGAAAAATGGAAGCGAAGTGGTTCTTTCAGGTCATTTTACGCAGATTTTACACATAGTTTCAACAATAAAGGAAATTACTTGAAAGCTCAGATTAACTACGGTAGTCGAGGGGGAGATGAAAAGTCGGTTACAGAGATGTATGATGATTTTGGCAATATAATATATGGACAAAAGAATATTGAAGAAGGTCCCGGATCACGGATGAGATATAGACTTGAATATGTATTGCCCTTTGACAGCGTAAGGAAGTTTGAAGCCGGGATTGTGGCAAGAATCTCAAAATCTGAGGATGGGACAGAATACTATGATTATGATACTCTGGGAAGTGAGTATGTATTCCATCCAGAGTTTAGCCATACAATAGATTATTCGAGGAATATACAGTCAATGTATGCTCTATATTCAAGTCAAATTGGGGATTTTGGGTATCAAATTGGAATACGTGGGGAGTATACATATAGATACATAACTTATGTGGATAGTAGCTATAATTTTAAAATAGATAGATGGGATTTTTTCCCCACATTTCATTTCTCTTACAAAATTAGCAATATTCAACAACTAATGATGAGCTATTCAAGAAGAATTCGGAGACCCAGAGGATGGGAGCTCGAACCATTTCTAACATGGATGGATGCCTATAATGTTAGAAAAGGTAATCCAGAATTAAAGCCAGAATATACCGATTCATATGAGGCAGGTTATCAAACTTTTGTGGGCAATAATTTGGTTTCTATAGAGGGATATTATAGGAAAACATATAATAGAGAAGAAAGAGTTCAATCAGTATATAAAGAGAATATAATTTTGCATACTGTTACTAATGTAGGTAGAGATCAGGCACTTGGTTTGGAATTTATGGTTAATTTCAATCCATTCAGATGGTGGAGTTTTGATTTGATGTTGAACACCTATGATTACAGGATTGAGGGTAAATTAAACGATAAAGATTTTTCAAGGCATAGTTTTAACTGGAATACAAGATTTATAAATGAGTTCAAAATATCAAGGCGACTTCAAGCTCAGTTGATGTTAATGTATAACAGTCGTTCAGTATCTGCACAGGGAGAAAGAAGCGATTTTTACATAATGGATCTTGGTATTAGATATGATGTTATTCCAAAGAAACTGACGGCGATATTACAGGTTAGAGATCTATTTGATACAGGAAAGTTTGAGTTTAAAAATTATGGAGAGGGATTTTCCACTCATGGACATTTTGAAAGAAAGGCTCCTATATTTAACCTTACATTAAGGTATAATTTCAACAATTATCGTGATGAGAGAAGGCAAAGGCAATCTGGTGAACAGGATTTAGAAGATTTTGAAAGTCCATCAGAAATACAGGGGTATTAG
- a CDS encoding TRAP transporter small permease: MNILRRTKKILENITAYFASITLLLLVFVSFLQVILRNIFSIAFNFLEIIMRNTVLWLTFYGALLVSLRSKHLSIDILPIFLERGKKYKLKRGLDIFVNIFSGIICTILTYLSIKFIIMEIESGSYVGNMLPAWTVEIIIPIGFFLLSITFFLNIFDK; the protein is encoded by the coding sequence ATGAACATTCTGAGAAGAACTAAAAAAATACTTGAGAATATAACAGCATACTTTGCATCTATTACATTATTATTACTGGTATTTGTATCCTTTTTACAGGTCATACTAAGAAACATATTTTCTATTGCATTCAATTTTCTCGAAATCATTATGAGAAATACTGTCCTATGGCTCACATTTTATGGTGCTTTGCTAGTTTCTTTGAGGAGTAAACATCTCTCAATAGATATCCTGCCTATTTTTCTTGAAAGAGGTAAAAAGTACAAATTGAAAAGAGGTCTTGACATATTCGTAAATATTTTTTCTGGAATAATATGTACTATCTTAACATACCTGTCCATAAAATTTATTATAATGGAAATAGAATCAGGCTCATATGTTGGTAATATGCTACCCGCGTGGACTGTAGAAATTATTATACCTATCGGATTTTTCCTTTTAAGCATAACCTTTTTCTTAAACATTTTTGACAAGTAG
- a CDS encoding response regulator: MDRILPDLTLDKLYARLFEHSPIGVYVASYDGKFIKINKAAMDILRIKNTQEIDEMSIPRFYKYPEERSLFLDKLTKDGIVRNFEVQIVRADGSDAVISVTAVNIEEEGKYYAGFITDITEERKKQEEAELQARLAAVGQLAAGIAHDFNNLLTPIIGWAQILIMKKNISADLKEPLEIIVKQANSAANLIRQILDFARKTEEEWTNIDLVPFLKESVKLLKRTIPENINIELEYGKDNYIVFGDVSGLAQIVTNIAINARDAMPSGGTFKIKIDKIFIKSEREKPIPELTTGSWIEIKFIDTGSGIPDEIKDRIFEPFFTTKEKGKGTGIGLSQVQGIVKQHNGHISVYSKVGKGTKFTIYFPAVEATDKEFGESILNKIKVEKGKKETILLVEDADAVRKAMYDILIGLGYSVLVAKNGREGLDKFRENKDKISLVITDWVMPVMSGLEFIRELRKIDKNVKIVVLSGYVIGRESEFVDNLNVSKLMQKPVDITTFSKEIREVIKG; the protein is encoded by the coding sequence ATGGATAGAATTTTGCCCGATTTGACGCTGGATAAATTATATGCAAGATTATTCGAACATAGTCCAATTGGTGTTTATGTTGCATCTTATGATGGTAAATTCATAAAAATAAATAAAGCGGCGATGGATATACTCAGGATAAAAAATACACAAGAAATAGATGAGATGAGCATTCCCAGATTTTATAAATATCCTGAAGAAAGGAGTTTATTTCTTGATAAATTGACAAAAGATGGCATAGTAAGAAATTTTGAGGTACAAATAGTTCGTGCTGATGGAAGCGATGCTGTTATATCTGTGACGGCGGTTAATATTGAAGAAGAAGGTAAATATTATGCTGGGTTTATTACAGATATAACTGAAGAAAGAAAAAAACAGGAGGAAGCAGAGTTGCAAGCACGCCTTGCTGCTGTGGGTCAATTGGCAGCTGGTATCGCCCATGATTTTAATAATTTGCTTACACCAATTATCGGATGGGCACAAATATTAATTATGAAAAAGAATATATCTGCTGATTTAAAAGAACCATTGGAAATTATTGTAAAACAGGCAAATAGTGCTGCAAATTTAATAAGACAAATACTTGACTTTGCAAGAAAAACTGAAGAAGAATGGACAAATATTGATCTTGTACCATTCTTAAAAGAATCGGTAAAACTTCTTAAGAGAACAATCCCAGAGAATATAAATATTGAGCTTGAGTACGGTAAAGATAATTATATTGTATTTGGAGATGTGTCAGGACTAGCGCAAATTGTTACAAATATTGCTATTAATGCTCGGGACGCAATGCCATCTGGTGGAACATTCAAAATTAAAATTGATAAGATATTTATAAAATCAGAGAGGGAAAAACCAATACCTGAGCTTACCACAGGTAGCTGGATAGAAATAAAATTCATAGATACAGGCTCAGGTATACCGGACGAAATAAAGGATAGAATTTTTGAACCATTTTTCACAACAAAAGAAAAGGGTAAAGGAACTGGTATTGGTTTGAGTCAGGTACAGGGAATAGTGAAGCAGCATAATGGACATATTTCTGTTTATAGTAAAGTTGGAAAGGGAACTAAATTCACTATTTATTTTCCAGCAGTAGAGGCAACGGATAAAGAATTTGGTGAAAGCATTCTAAATAAGATCAAAGTAGAAAAGGGAAAGAAAGAGACTATTTTACTTGTAGAGGATGCTGATGCTGTAAGAAAAGCGATGTATGACATTCTAATAGGTTTGGGATATAGTGTATTGGTGGCGAAGAATGGCAGGGAAGGTTTAGATAAATTTAGAGAGAATAAGGATAAAATATCACTGGTTATAACCGATTGGGTTATGCCTGTTATGAGCGGATTAGAGTTTATAAGAGAACTGAGAAAAATAGATAAAAATGTAAAAATAGTTGTTTTATCTGGCTATGTGATAGGTAGAGAGTCAGAATTTGTGGACAATCTGAATGTCTCAAAATTGATGCAAAAACCGGTTGATATTACTACTTTTTCAAAAGAGATTAGGGAAGTGATAAAAGGTTAA
- a CDS encoding glycoside hydrolase family 88 protein, protein MIEKGINMVRREFLSKSFVFPFFPFIKNCKVSINRTEYINKESKLAKVKKVLLTMQRASWEHGIAAQAFYEAGDMEIAYLMAVEAVHRQSDEGQLCVMYYENGVTDPASAGEVVFRMWERTGDEYFKKGYERMLDYLKNKAPRTDGILHHVKNAPELWIDSLYMAPPFLVVVGEYKDAIHQIRGYRKYLWDSDKKMFRHIFNIKEKKFRRVDFWGGGNGWAAAGMARVIDTLPENYSEEKREIIQYVTELLSGCIECMRDDGLFYDVIDNKDSFIEANLSQMLAYSIFKGINSGWLDKRWLKYGIKMRGGVSKCVDEHGFVRSVCGAPFFDRPGTSAEAQAFFILMESEYEKLISK, encoded by the coding sequence ATGATTGAGAAAGGAATTAATATGGTGAGAAGGGAATTTTTATCGAAATCATTTGTTTTTCCTTTTTTCCCTTTTATTAAGAATTGTAAAGTATCAATTAATAGAACAGAATATATCAATAAGGAGAGTAAGCTTGCTAAAGTAAAAAAGGTATTACTAACGATGCAGAGAGCATCATGGGAGCACGGTATAGCGGCTCAGGCTTTCTATGAAGCTGGAGATATGGAAATTGCATATCTTATGGCGGTTGAGGCTGTCCATCGACAGAGCGATGAAGGTCAGCTCTGTGTAATGTATTATGAGAATGGTGTGACTGATCCAGCATCGGCGGGCGAAGTTGTTTTCAGAATGTGGGAAAGAACCGGAGATGAATATTTTAAAAAAGGATATGAAAGGATGTTGGATTATTTAAAGAATAAAGCTCCAAGGACAGATGGTATTTTGCATCATGTAAAGAATGCTCCCGAACTATGGATTGACTCACTCTATATGGCACCACCATTCCTTGTTGTTGTTGGCGAGTATAAAGATGCGATACATCAGATAAGGGGATATAGGAAATATTTGTGGGATAGTGATAAAAAGATGTTCAGGCACATTTTTAATATAAAAGAGAAAAAGTTTCGGCGTGTTGATTTCTGGGGTGGAGGAAATGGATGGGCAGCAGCAGGTATGGCAAGAGTAATTGATACTTTACCTGAAAATTACAGTGAAGAAAAAAGGGAAATTATTCAATATGTAACTGAATTACTATCTGGCTGTATTGAATGTATGCGTGATGATGGGCTTTTTTATGATGTTATTGACAATAAAGATAGTTTTATTGAAGCAAATCTATCTCAGATGCTTGCCTATTCAATTTTTAAAGGGATAAATTCGGGGTGGCTGGATAAGAGATGGCTAAAATACGGAATAAAGATGAGAGGAGGAGTAAGCAAGTGTGTAGATGAGCATGGTTTTGTACGTAGTGTATGCGGGGCGCCATTTTTTGACAGACCTGGCACATCAGCTGAAGCTCAGGCTTTTTTTATATTGATGGAATCTGAATATGAAAAATTAATAAGCAAATAG
- a CDS encoding Hsp20/alpha crystallin family protein, whose translation MAIVRWSPRRSLLDLYNEVNRIFDTFFSGIEEEEDTLVTNFYPAVDIEEREKDYYVTVELPGVKKDDVKITIKDNMLTISGEKKSEKKEKGKDYHRSERVYGKFQRTFRLPDMVETENVQAEYKDGILHITIPKKKEAMAKEIEIKVK comes from the coding sequence ATGGCAATCGTAAGATGGTCTCCAAGGAGAAGCTTATTAGATCTTTATAATGAAGTCAATCGTATATTTGACACCTTCTTCTCTGGAATTGAGGAGGAGGAAGACACACTGGTTACGAATTTTTATCCAGCAGTTGATATCGAGGAAAGAGAAAAAGATTATTATGTAACTGTTGAGCTTCCAGGAGTTAAAAAAGATGATGTAAAAATTACAATTAAGGACAATATGCTCACGATATCTGGAGAGAAAAAGAGCGAAAAGAAAGAGAAAGGGAAAGACTATCACAGATCTGAGAGAGTTTATGGTAAATTCCAGAGAACATTCAGACTTCCAGACATGGTTGAAACCGAGAATGTACAGGCTGAATATAAGGATGGAATTCTGCACATAACTATTCCTAAAAAGAAAGAAGCCATGGCAAAGGAGATTGAAATTAAGGTCAAGTGA